One genomic segment of Balneolaceae bacterium includes these proteins:
- a CDS encoding signal peptidase II, producing MSDKGKKLITLFSPIVLVLVIDQISKYLVRTSPDLQHMDIIEGWLAFNFTKNPGMALGMDWLSTPVISSIAILATIGILVYVLFNLGQATYAYLVCMGLILGGALGNIMDRIFMGIIGGYGGVLDGHVVDFIHFNLEIGETPVFPYIFNVADIAISTSIIILLLFHKKIMPVEDEADSSEENQEEKIYYRSEEEFIGVNPNEEKKIGGEPGSNSPSL from the coding sequence TTGTCTGATAAAGGAAAAAAATTAATAACTCTTTTTTCGCCGATTGTCCTTGTTTTGGTAATCGACCAGATTTCTAAATACCTGGTACGTACCTCACCGGATCTTCAGCATATGGATATTATTGAGGGATGGCTTGCATTTAATTTTACCAAAAACCCCGGAATGGCACTCGGTATGGACTGGCTTTCTACGCCGGTAATCAGTTCCATTGCAATTCTTGCCACGATTGGAATTCTGGTTTATGTGCTTTTTAATTTAGGTCAGGCTACGTACGCTTACCTGGTTTGTATGGGATTGATCCTGGGCGGTGCACTTGGCAATATTATGGACCGGATTTTTATGGGGATTATCGGCGGATACGGAGGTGTTCTGGATGGGCATGTTGTTGATTTTATTCATTTCAATCTTGAGATAGGTGAAACACCTGTATTTCCCTACATCTTCAATGTGGCGGATATTGCTATTAGCACTTCGATTATTATTCTGCTTCTGTTCCACAAAAAAATAATGCCGGTTGAAGATGAGGCCGATAGTTCAGAAGAGAATCAAGAGGAGAAGATATATTACCGATCTGAGGAGGAGTTTATTGGGGTAAATCCAAATGAGGAGAAGAAGATTGGTGGGGAACCAGGCAGTAACTCACCGTCACTCTAA
- a CDS encoding TraR/DksA C4-type zinc finger protein — MAASKESEKEERVSPYSDEELEYFREIIIKKRDEAENELTTLQNLLRESMENASDESAYSFHMADAGTDAQEREKTYMLFNRTKKFIRYLDDALKRIDNKTYGVCKVTGKKIAKGRLEAVPHTQLSIEAKLKRR; from the coding sequence ATGGCAGCATCAAAAGAATCAGAAAAAGAAGAAAGAGTTTCTCCCTATAGTGATGAAGAACTTGAGTATTTCCGCGAGATTATTATAAAAAAAAGAGATGAAGCGGAGAATGAGTTAACCACTTTGCAAAACCTTCTTCGGGAAAGTATGGAGAACGCCTCTGATGAATCGGCATACTCTTTTCATATGGCTGATGCAGGTACAGACGCCCAGGAGAGGGAAAAAACGTACATGCTGTTTAATCGGACCAAGAAGTTTATTCGCTATTTGGATGATGCTCTAAAACGAATTGACAACAAAACCTATGGCGTTTGCAAAGTAACCGGTAAAAAAATTGCAAAAGGCCGCCTCGAAGCAGTGCCACATACCCAGTTAAGTATCGAAGCAAAACTGAAAAGACGATAA